A segment of the Bacillus pseudomycoides genome:
ATACGATTGTTCCCATTTTTCATTTCCCCCTAAGTTTATAATCCCAAAAACTTTTGTAACCGCTTAACTTTCTGTCTTTATTTTAATATGTTATACTTTTTACGTCAACAGGTTTTTAGTATAACACATTAAAAAAATTAATTTTATATTAGTATGCGACAATAACATAAAAAAACAGTCATATCTTTATAAGTACGACTGTTTGCGTTTATTTATTCTTCATATTCAGCATGTAATGAAGTTGGCGGCACAAGAAATTTAAAAAACTGCGCTAAGTCATTTGCTTCTTCCTCCGATTGTAATTTAAAGACCTGTTGTAAATGTTGAATATTATCTACATCGTCTTGCCCTAGTAAAGTGGCCCTCCCTGTTTGCATACAGACAACAAGGGGTTTTCCAAAAAACATATTTGTATAAATAACCCCAAAATCATAACGGTTTTCCTGTGTCATAAACCCTAGAAATCGTACTTTCACACTTTCATGTTCATCGTACAATTTTTCAAACATTTACTCCCTCCTCTCTTCACAACACTTTCTACTCGTATATATTAAACAAAACGAGTATTGAACCCTTTTTAATTGTCAAAAAATTTACAACAGTGTTAAAATAGCTATATATATTATGTCAGGAGGAAATGTTTATGCAACATGCATTTATCAAACTTGTACCTAAATCTAAACAACAAACTGTCTCATTAGAAGATGTAAAACAACTTTTTCATTATTATCAAACAATTACTTCCCAAACCGGTGTGCAAGTTAGCTATGCATATACTAACGTTGCATTTCCGTACGAGATACTTGATACATCAGATACTACACTTGAACTAAAATCTAGTCATGATCGATATAATTCTATTTATGTAGGGGTTGGAACAGAGAACGAGCAAGCTTTCGTTCAAATTTCCTTACCTTCTACTGCCACATTTGGGGATAAAGGAAAAGCAAATGAATTCTGCCGTTTTTTAGCAAAGAAATTAGAAGGTGAGTTAAGGTTATTTAATGGAAGAACGATGTATTTCTATAAACGCTAACCTGAGAAAAAGAGATATTTAATGAAAAAAAAGAACATACTATTTCCAATGGTGCAACAGACTGCCTCTTTTCTGGAGTGCAACATAAAATGTGCAATAACATAAGATAAATAAAAAAACACAAAAAAAAGTAATACTTTATAATGTGCTTTATCACGATTAGATAATAGTAACACTACTGAAAACCCGCTCCATATGATGAAATGAAAGATCGAAACAAGTGCTATTTTCAAGTTGTTGCCTCCTTTCATATATCCTAGTTTATTACAATATATATGGGCATTTCAAAAAATCATTACAGAATATCCTTAAGAAGCATCCTAGCTTTCCTGAATCTAAAGGAATGCTGGGATGCTTCTTCTTTCAAATAAGATTATATATATGATTACTAACATACGAATACCAAAACTCTCATTAGAAACTTTAATCAGTGGGTGTCTTACTGCTCGCGAATAGCAGGATAAGTAATAATAAGATGTGTGAATAGGTTTAAGTTCTTTATATGTCTTTAATTGTGATATAATGTTTTTTTGACAGCCTATAAACTTACAGAAAGGATCAAACGTAGATGGTATTTAGTAATCTCTTATTTTTATGCTTGTTTTTACCTGCAGTGTTATTTGTATATTACACTGTTCGTAAAGAATTACAAAATATTGTTCTTCTACTATTCAGCTTATTATTTTATGCTTGGGGAGAACCAATATATGTATTTCTTATGCTCTTTTCTATCTTCATAAACTATTGGTTTGGTATTTGGCTTGCCAAAGAAGGAGCAACTATATTTAGCAGAAAAACAATCTTAACTGTAGCTATTATTATTAATACAGCTATTTTAGGATATTTTAAATATGCTAATTTTTTAATCGATAATATAAACACAGTGTTTCACACAAATATCGTATTAGACAAGATTCCATTACCGATTGGTATTTCCTTTTTTACTTTCCACGCTATGAGTTATATCATTGATATATATAAGAAGAAAGTCGATGCGCAGCGTAATATTTTTGATCTCGCATTATATTTTACTATTTTCCCTCAATTAGTAGCTGGGCCAATCGTTCGTTATAATACAATTTCTCATCAACTACATATCCGAACAGTTGATGCTGATAAGTTTTCCGAAGGAGTTCGACGTTTTATCATCGGATTAGGAAAAAAAGTATTAATTGCTAATCAATTAGGCGCTATTGCCGATGAAATTTTCGCTATGGATCCAGCAACGATGAGTGTTTCTACCGCTTGGATTGGTGCCATCGCTTATACACTACAAATTTACTTTGATTTTTCTGGGTATAGTGATATGGCAATTGGATTAGGGAAAATGTTTGGATTTGATTTTCTAGAGAATTTTAATTATCCATATATTTCAAAATCCATTTCTGAATTTTGGCGTCGTTGGCACATCTCTCTTGGTTCATGGTTCCGCGATTATGTCTATATTCCTCTTGGAGGAAATCGCGTATCCAGCTGGAAAGTCTATCGTAATCTTTTCATCGTATGGGCATTAACCGGTTTTTGGCATGGAGCTAGTTGGACTTTTATGATTTGGGGAATTTATTACGGATGCCTCATCGCTTTAGAGAAAGCAGGTTTCGAGAAAGTATTACAAAATCTATGGCGCCCAGTCCAACATGTATACGTTATGTTTTTAGTAATCATTGGATGGGTTTTCTTCCGAGCCGATAATTTCACTTACTGTTTCGAATTTTTACAAACAATGTTTGGGATAAATGGACCGTTAACTGACATTAAGAGTTACTTCTATATCATGAATTATTGGGGAATTTTCCTGCTAGCTATTGTCACTTCAGCTCCAATTTTCTCTTGGCTGAAAACTATGATTTCAACAAAAAAGATAGTTATTCTATCTCCAATTTATTATTTAAGTGTGCTAATCATTGTGATGATGTATTTAACAAATGCAACGTATAATCCATTCATTTACTTCCGTTTTTAAAGGAGGGATAGCTGTGAAAAGTTTAAACAACCGTATATTAATTATAGGTTTTTTAATTGTTATTTTCGGAATGTGTATATGGACTGGGAAAATTATATATTTGGATAAAAAAACCTTTTCTAATTTTGAAAACAGGGAATTGGCTATTGATCCTGTCTTAACGAAAGATGATTTAAAATCAGGAAAATACTTCAAAGATACCGAGTTACACTTTACAGACCATATTGCAGCTCGAGATTTCTTTATTAAAACATATACAAATTTACAAATGTACTTCAACCGAACATTTATAAATCAAAAATATGTTGCAAGCGATGGTTTTATTTTATCTGAACCAACTAAAACTGACGAACGTAAACAGATGAAACAATCTGTAAATGAATTAAATAATTTAAGAACTCAATTTCCAAAAACCGAGTTTTATTTTATGTTAGCACCAAGTAAACTGACGACCTTTTCGTATCGATATCCACCATATGTAGATCGTGGATACGACCAAATACATCGTGATTACCTTGTACAAGCATTGAATCATATAAACTTTCCTGTTATCGATGTTTTGCCATTCTTCCAAAAAGAATTTAACCGTGAACAATTAGAAAGTTTATACTTTAAAACAGACCATCATTGGAATATGAAAGGTGCGTTTTATGGATATGAATATGCAATGAATTATATATCTGATCACTCAAAGATATATAAAGATGATAAAGTAAATCGAGATAATTATAAATTCATTACTGAAAAACCTAATGGAGATTTTATTGGAAGTTGGAATAAACAACTGTATAATTTAATAAAAACTCCTGAACAAATCCCTTATGTACAATTAAAGCAAAATCCAAATGCTTGGGATGATTACACCGTATATATTGGGCCTGTATCTGAGCAATCGACTAAAATGCCAATGAAAGAGTTCTTTGCAAAGGATAAAAAGCAACCTGCACCAAGTTATGCAGCGGTCTATCAAACAGACTATGCACAAATTAATATCTTAAATTCGAAAGCAAAAAATAAATTGCACGCTGTAGTTATTAAAGATTCTTATGCTGATGCAACGTATCCTTTATTTGCGCAGAATTTTGAACAAACAACATTTATTGATCCACGATTTGCAGCTAGTAAAAATATGATCAAAGATCTAAAAGAATTAAATCCTGATATTGTACTATTCCTGTATAATGACTCTAGTATAAGTCCAGAAATGTACCAATTTAAAAATGCACAATAAAAACCCAAAAATAAGAGGTGACGAAGCGTCACCTCTTATTTTTTGATTCTATTTTCACCTAATACACTGGCGTTTTACTTATCTCGACACCTAGATTCTTTGTTCTCCTTTTGCTATTTGTGGTTACTATCTACGAATAGCAAGATAAAATGAAGCATCTATTATCATTATTCTCTCCTTCTCTATTTATGTTTGTCATATTAAATATGATCCTTTATCCCGCATTAACGTGTAATAAGATCTTCACCTCCAAATTCAGTGGAAATGAAGATCTCACCAATTAAAGTGTCACTTTAATAACTTTATTCCATAACCTTGTTTCTAAGATAAAAAACCACCTCCCAGTATCTAGGAGGTGGTTTTTTATCTATTTCATACTATTTTACAATGTGAATTGGCATTCCAAGAGCAACTTCTGCTGCTTCCATTGTGATTTCACCTAATGTTGGGTGAGCATGGATTGTTTGAGCGATATCTTCTGCTGTCATTCCAGCTTCGATAGCTAAACCAATCTCAGAGATAATATCAGAAGCACCTGCACCTGCAACTTGTGCACCTACAAGAAGACCATCTTCTTTACGTGTTACAAGTTGTAAGAAACCGTCTGTGCTGTTTAATGATAACGCACGACCGTTTGCAGCGAATGGGAACTTAGATACAGCTACGCTCATTCCAGCTTCTTCTGCTTGTTTCTTAGTGTAACCAACAGATGCTAATTCTGGATCAGTGAAGCATACTGCAGGAATTCCGATGTAATCAATTGCTGATGCATGGCCACTAATTGCTTCAACAGCTACTTTACCTTCGTAAGAAGCTTTGTGAGCTAATGGTGGTCCAGGAACGATATCACCGATTGCATAGATGTTTGAAATATTTGTACGACATTGCTCATCGATTTCGATGATGCCGCGGTCAGTCATTTTAACTCCAACTTGCTCAAGACCGATTTCTTGAGTATTTGGACGACGACCTACAGTTACTAATACGTAATCTGCTTCTACAGTTTGTACTTCGCCATTAACTTCGAAGCTAACTGTTACGCCGTTTTCAGTTTCTTCAACGCCTTTAGCCATAGCTTTTGTATGGATATTTACGTTGCCTTTTTTCTGAAGAGCACGTTTAACAACTGAGCTCATTGCTTTTTCAAAACCAGCTAAAATTTCATCGCCAGCTTCTACTACAGTAACTTCTGTACCGAAGTTAGCATATGCAGTTCCTAATTCCATACCGATGTAACCGCCGCCGATTACAACAAGTTTTTTAGGAATTTCAGGTAAGCTTAATGCACCTGTAGAGTTG
Coding sequences within it:
- the lpdA gene encoding dihydrolipoyl dehydrogenase codes for the protein MVVGDFPIELDTVVVGAGPGGYVAAIRAAQLGQKVAIIEKANLGGVCLNVGCIPSKALINAGHRYENAMHSDDMGITAENVKVDFTKVQEWKNGVVKKLTGGVEGLLKGNKVEIIRGEAYFVDANTLRVMTEDAAQTYTFKNAVLATGSTPIEIPGFKYSKRVINSTGALSLPEIPKKLVVIGGGYIGMELGTAYANFGTEVTVVEAGDEILAGFEKAMSSVVKRALQKKGNVNIHTKAMAKGVEETENGVTVSFEVNGEVQTVEADYVLVTVGRRPNTQEIGLEQVGVKMTDRGIIEIDEQCRTNISNIYAIGDIVPGPPLAHKASYEGKVAVEAISGHASAIDYIGIPAVCFTDPELASVGYTKKQAEEAGMSVAVSKFPFAANGRALSLNSTDGFLQLVTRKEDGLLVGAQVAGAGASDIISEIGLAIEAGMTAEDIAQTIHAHPTLGEITMEAAEVALGMPIHIVK
- a CDS encoding DUF1885 family protein encodes the protein MQHAFIKLVPKSKQQTVSLEDVKQLFHYYQTITSQTGVQVSYAYTNVAFPYEILDTSDTTLELKSSHDRYNSIYVGVGTENEQAFVQISLPSTATFGDKGKANEFCRFLAKKLEGELRLFNGRTMYFYKR
- a CDS encoding DUF3055 domain-containing protein — its product is MFEKLYDEHESVKVRFLGFMTQENRYDFGVIYTNMFFGKPLVVCMQTGRATLLGQDDVDNIQHLQQVFKLQSEEEANDLAQFFKFLVPPTSLHAEYEE
- a CDS encoding DHHW family protein, translated to MKSLNNRILIIGFLIVIFGMCIWTGKIIYLDKKTFSNFENRELAIDPVLTKDDLKSGKYFKDTELHFTDHIAARDFFIKTYTNLQMYFNRTFINQKYVASDGFILSEPTKTDERKQMKQSVNELNNLRTQFPKTEFYFMLAPSKLTTFSYRYPPYVDRGYDQIHRDYLVQALNHINFPVIDVLPFFQKEFNREQLESLYFKTDHHWNMKGAFYGYEYAMNYISDHSKIYKDDKVNRDNYKFITEKPNGDFIGSWNKQLYNLIKTPEQIPYVQLKQNPNAWDDYTVYIGPVSEQSTKMPMKEFFAKDKKQPAPSYAAVYQTDYAQINILNSKAKNKLHAVVIKDSYADATYPLFAQNFEQTTFIDPRFAASKNMIKDLKELNPDIVLFLYNDSSISPEMYQFKNAQ
- a CDS encoding MBOAT family protein, which produces MVFSNLLFLCLFLPAVLFVYYTVRKELQNIVLLLFSLLFYAWGEPIYVFLMLFSIFINYWFGIWLAKEGATIFSRKTILTVAIIINTAILGYFKYANFLIDNINTVFHTNIVLDKIPLPIGISFFTFHAMSYIIDIYKKKVDAQRNIFDLALYFTIFPQLVAGPIVRYNTISHQLHIRTVDADKFSEGVRRFIIGLGKKVLIANQLGAIADEIFAMDPATMSVSTAWIGAIAYTLQIYFDFSGYSDMAIGLGKMFGFDFLENFNYPYISKSISEFWRRWHISLGSWFRDYVYIPLGGNRVSSWKVYRNLFIVWALTGFWHGASWTFMIWGIYYGCLIALEKAGFEKVLQNLWRPVQHVYVMFLVIIGWVFFRADNFTYCFEFLQTMFGINGPLTDIKSYFYIMNYWGIFLLAIVTSAPIFSWLKTMISTKKIVILSPIYYLSVLIIVMMYLTNATYNPFIYFRF